CGTCACGCCGCAGTCCACCGTCACGAACACGTCGCTCGCGGCGGCGTGCTCGTCGACCTTGTCGGGGTGAACGCCGTAGCCCTCGTGCAGGCGGTTGGGAATGAAGCCGTGCACGTCTGCGTCCAGCGCCCGCAGCCCCAGCACCAGCACGGCGGTGGCCGACACACCGTCTGCGTCGTAGTCCCCGTGGATGCGGATGCGTTTGCCGGCCCGGATGGCCGTCACGAGTTGCCGGGCCGCCTCGCGCAGCGCCGGGTTCGGTGTGAGCGCCCGCGGCGGGTCGAGCAGCGCCGGGGTCAGGTGCCGGCCCGACAGCACCTGCGCCACCGGCGGCGACACGCGCCACACGCGCATGGTGCGCAGCAGCTCCTCGCGCGTGGCGGGCGGCGCGAGCTGCCACACGGGTTCCGGCTGGGCGCTCACGGCGCTCCCGGCAGCGAACGCGGCATCTCGGGTTCGGGGAGCGCTGCCGGGGCGGGTGGCGGGGCAGCCGGTGCCGGGGCGGGCAGTGCGCCCAGCCGGGCCTGCAGCGTGGCGGTCAGCCGCTCCTCGACGCGCTGGCGTTCGCGGCCCTCGCGGCGGCGGCGCAGGCGTTCGCGCACCACCGGCGGCAGCAGCAGCAGCGCGGCGTACGCGGCGCCCAGCAGCAGGAACACCGTGACGGCCATGCCGACCGACAGGATCAGCTCACCGCCGCCCAGCGGCAGCGGCAGCCGCACGGTCGCCGGATTCTCCAGCGTGACCAGCAGCAGGTACGCCGCGATGCCCAGCAGCAGCAGCACCTGCACGAACGAAACGAGCCGCATGACGGCAGTCTAGCGCCGCCCGCGCGCCGTGGCGGCATGAAAACAGGGCCCCCACGCGGAGGGCCCTGATGTCCGGACAGGCCGGAGGGGTAATCAGCTCAGAAGTAGAACTTCAGGCCGGCCTTGACAGCCACGCCGAAGCCCTTGGCGGCGGTGTCCGTGCCGCCCAGGCCCGAGCCCACGCCCTTGTTGCTGAGGTAGTACCGGCCGTCGCCCTCGATGTACGCGGCGATCGAGGAGGTGATGCGGTAGTCCGCGCCCACCAGGACGTTCGCGTACAGGTCCGTCTGGTTGCCGGTCCCGGCAGGGTCGCGCGACACGCTGCTGGTCAGGCCCAGACCGGCGCCCACGTAGGGGCTGAGGGTCCCGCCGGCGTTCAGGTGGTACGTGGCGTTCACGTCGGCGCTCACGGCGTTGCCACCGGGCTGGTACTCGGCCGCGACGCGCGCGCCGACCGGGCCGATCACGCGGGTGCTGCCGATCATGCCGCCGGCGGTCACGCAGTAGTTGGCCGCGGTGCCGCGCACCAGGCAGGTGTCCTGGCTGCCGCGCGCGCCGACGCTCACGCCGGCGTACAGGCTGCTGGCGTTCATGGCCGGCTCGGCCGGGGTGGTGTCACCGATCACGACCGTGGTGCTGGGCGTGGTGGCGGTGGTGTCGGGCGTGGTCGTGACGGTCGCGCTGGTGCCCGCGGCGCCGGCAGGACCCTGGGGTCCGGCGGGGCCCTGCGGACCGGCCGGACCCTGCGGGCCGGCGGGACCGGCCGGGATGTTCTTCACGGCCGCTTCCAGCGCGTCCACGCGGGCCTGCAGCGCGGTCACGTCGGCATTGGCGCTCATATCGCCCATGCTGTTGATCTTGTCTTCCAGCGCCGTGATACGCGCCTGCTGATCGGCGGTCAGCTTCTCGAGGTCCGTCACGCGGTTGGCGATGGCGGCCAGCTCGGTGCTGACTTCCTGCATCCCGTTGGTGATGGTCGTCATGTCGCTGGCGCTGAAGCCGCAGTTGGCCATCTGGCCCGACTGCAGCAGACGGTAGAAGATCAGCGCGGCCTGGTAGCGGGTGAGGTTCTCGTTGCCGCGGAAGGTGCCGTCCGGGAAGCCCTGGATCAGGCCGCAGGAGACGATCTTGTCGACCGCGTCCTTGGCCCAGTGGCCGGCCGGGACGTCACTCAGGGTCACCGGGGCGGGAGCCGCCGTGGTGGTGGCCGGAGCGGTGTCCTGGGCGCCGGCGACGCCGAGGCTGAGGGCCAGGGTGGACATGAGGATCAGTGATTTGCGCATGGAGTCTCCTTGGGTGGCAGACGGCACGGCGCCGGGCGCGGCCGTCGTCCTGCGCTTACCGTAGGCAGGCGCAGTGAGGCGCGTGTGAACCGCTCCGGGCAGAACTTCACGTTCATTTCCGCGTGAACGTTTTCAAGGTCACAATGAGCTTTGCGTGATAATCGGTGGCCGGCCGATGAGAACAGCATCCACCTCCTGGACGGCCTGCCGTGCTTCAACATGAGAAAACTGATGATCTACACCGGACTTTCTTCTCATGAGAGGTTGGGGCTCTCATGTCGCCCCTCCGGCCGAGCCTGCCGTCTGGAACGGCCCGAAGGGCGCGGCTGTCCCCGCCATCCGCCGGCGTCGTGTGAGGGGCCGCGCTGCCTATACTCCCGGCATGACCCAGATCCACGTCCACGCGCAGCCCGGCGACGTCGCCCCGGCCGTCCTGCTGCCCGGCGATCCCAACCGCGCCCGGCATATCGCCCAGACGTACCTGGACGGCGCGCGCGAGTACACCAGCCACCGGCAGCTGCTGGGCTTCACCGGCACGTATCGCGGCGTGCCGGTGTCGGTGCAGACCACCGGCATGGGTTGCCCCAGCGCCGCCATCGTCGCGGAGGAACTCGCCCGGCTGGGGGCGCGCACCCTGATCCGCGTGGGCACACTGGGCGGCGCCACCCCCCGCGTCGCGCCCGCGGACCTCGTGATCGCCACCGCCGCCGTGCCGAACGACGGCACCACCCGGCAACTGCTGGGCGGCGCGCCCTACGCCCCGGCGGCGGACTTCGACGTGGTGCACGCGGCCGTGGCCGCCGCGCGGACGCTGGAGGTGCCGCACCACGTCGGCCTGGTCATGACCGAGGACGCCTTCTATGCCAGCACCCCCGAGCACGCGCGCACGTGGGCGTCGCGCGGCGTGCTGGGCTTCGAGATGGAGGCCAGCGCGATCTTCCTGGTGGCCGCCATGCACGGCATCCGGGCCGGGTGCCTGACCGCGTGCAGCAACGACATCGGTGATCCGCAGCTGGTGGCGCCGGACGTGCTGGCGGGCGGCGTGGACCGCATGGTGCGCGTGGCGCTGGAGGCGGTGGTCACGCTGCACGGCGCGGACAGCGTCACGGACAGGGCGGCCGGGCCCATGTCAGGATGAAGGCATGACGCACCTCGACGAGCTCGACTTCAGCACCGTGCAGATCGACCAGCACGGCCCCATCGCCGTGCTGACGGTCAACCGCCCGCAGGCCCTGAACGCCCTGAACGCCGAGACGCTGAGTGAGATCGCGCAGGCCGTCGACATGATCGTCGAGGACGCCGAGGTCGGCGTGCTGATCATCACCGGCGCGGGCGACCGGGCCTTCGTGGCCGGCGCGGACATCCGCGAATTCAAGCAGGTGCAGAGCGTGTATGACGGGCGCGAACTCGCGCTGTCGGGCCAGGACGTGATGTCGCGCATCGCCACGCTGCCGATCCCAGTGATCGCGGCGATCAACGGCTACGCGCTGGGCGGCGGCCTGGAACTCGCGCTGGCATGCGACCTGCGCGTGGCGGCCACGGGCGCGCGGCTGGGCCTGCCGGAGGTCACGCTGGGCGTGCTGCCCGGCTTCGGCGGCACGCAGCGCCTCTCGCGGCTGATCGGCGCGGGCCGGGCGCTCGACCTGATGCTCACCGCGCGGCAGGTCAGGGCCGACGAGGCGCTCGGCATGGGTCTGGTGAACTACGTGGCCGACGACGCCCTTCAGAAGGCCCGCGAGGTCGCGGAGGTCATCCTGAAGAACGCGCCGATTGCCCTGTCGCTGGTCAAGGAGGCCGTGCGGCGTGGCCTGGACACCGGCCTGGACGCCGGCCTGGAGATCGAGGCGGACATGTTCGGCCTCGCCACCGCCACCAAGGATTTCCAGGAAGGCGTGGACGCGTTCCTGAACAAGCGTCCCCCGGCGTTCCAGGGCGAGTAGGCGCGGCCATGGACGACTCCACCCCACAGCGCCGCTCCACCGACCAGAAGTTCAAGCTTAGCGTCCAGGGCGGCACCGTGCAGGACGTCGAGGGCCGGCACGTCGAGCTGGCGTCCGGCGAGGCCGATCCCCGGCGCAGCGTGCAGTTCACGACGCCGCGCGCGAAACTGATCGAGGAAGCGAACTTCGCCATCCGCGACGACCTCGCCGCGTTCCCGCGCGCCCTGGCTGCCTACGACGCGCTGCGCAGCGACCCCGAGGCGCTGGCGTGCTGGGACATGGCGAACTACGTGACCATGCGCAAGCTCGGGTACAACGACCACGGCCGCGTGCACGCCTTCATCACCGGCGCGGCCGGCATGGCCATCACGCAACTGCTGCTGGACGCCGGCGTGAAGCCCGACATCATGGACTCGGGCGTGGGCGACGCCGACGACGTGCACCTGGCCGTGATCCTGGGCACCATGCTGCACGACATCGGCAACCAGATTCACCGCGTGGGCCACGAGGCACACGGCGTGATGCTGGCCCTGCCGATCATCGACCGGATCATGACGCCGCTGTACCCCGATCCCTTCAAACGCACCAAGGTGCGGTCCTTTATCCTCGGCGCCATCGACTGCCACGACCTGAACCCACCCCCGCTGACGCTGGAGGCCGGCATCACCGCCGTCGCGGACGGCACGGACATCACCAAGGGCCGTGGGCGCAAGGCCTTCTCGCTGGGCAGCGTGGACATCCACTCCATCAGCGCGCTGGCCGTGGACGAGGTCGTGATCGAGAAGGGCCGCACGATGCCGGTGCTGATCAACGTCACCATGAACAACTCCGGCGGCATCTTCCAGGTCGAGGAAATCCTGGCGCCCAAGGTGATCCGCACGCCCATGCGCCGCTTCGTGGAGCTGCGCGCCGCCACCCGGCCGCAGGGCGACGAGCAGATCCTGTCGCGCGTGCGGCTGGACGGCGACCACTTCGTGATGGACCTGGAGGGCGGCGAGCAGGTCGCGGTCGAGGTCAAGGACACGCAGAAAAAGGCCCAGCAGGCCATCGTGGAACAGCTGGGCATCTCCACCGAGAGCCGCTGAGGCCGGGTTACTTCTTGGCGTTCGAGCCGGGCAGGGGCGTGGTGCGGGCGGGACCACCGTCCACGCCGCCCGCGCGGTGCACGCCGGCTCCGCCGTGCGCGTCGCCGCCCAGGTCGCTGTCGCCGTCGTTGTTCGGCGTGCCCTGGCGGTCCTCGAAGTCGCTGCCGCCCAGCATGCCGTCCTGGAAGCCGGGCTGGTCGTTCGGGTTGCTGCCGTCGTCGGCCGCGGCGCCCCGCAGCATGGCCTCGGTGCTCATCTTGTCCTGCACGAGTTCCCCGGTCGTGCCCTCGTCCACCACGATGCCGTCACGCTCATCGGAACCTGTCATGGCCGCAGGGTAGACGGCCCGGCGTCCCGGCGGTTCTGGACGCCTTCACGAAAATCTGATCGGCGCCCGGCGCGTGCCATCCGGGCCGCGGTGTGGGCATGGCCTATACTTGACTGTCTATGAGCAACAAGAGCATTCCCATGACCCAGCGCGGGTATGACAAACTGAGCGAGACCCTGCACCACCTGAAGACCACGCGCCGCGAGCAGATCAGCGAGAACATGGGCCGCGCCATCGCGGACGGCGACCTGCGGGAAAGCGCAGCGTACGACGAAGCGCGCATGGAACAGAGCGAGAACGAGGCCCGCATCTCGGAGCTCGAGGAGCAGCTGCACCGCGCGGTCGTCGTGCCGGAGGACGCCACAGGCGGCGCCGGCCTGGGCGCAAAGGTCACGGTGAAAGACGAGAAGGGCAACCAGCGGCAGTTTGAACTCGTCGGCACGTACGAGGTCGACGTCCTGAAGGGCAAGGTCAGCGACGCCAGCCCCATCGGCAAGGCCCTGAGCGGCAAGCGCGCCGGCGACACGGTCGAGGTGCCGCTGCCCAAGGGCACCGCGAAGTTCGAGGTCGTGGCCGTCGAGTACAGCTGAGGGGCGTCACAGGCGTGCGGCGGTCGCGTCACAGCGACCGCCGCTCACCGTTTTGGTGGAGCGGGTCCTTACATCGCCGGCAGGGGAGTGGGGGTGGGCAGGCCCGGCGTGTCCGGGTTGTCACTGGGCTGCGGCACCGGCATGCCGGGCGTGTCCGGGTTCACGGGCGGGTCCATCATGGGGCCGCTGTCGCCGGTGCCAGGCATGCGCTCGGGCAGCGGCGCGGGCATGTCGGTGGGTTCGGTGGCCGGGGCCGGCGGACGGTCGTAGGCGTCGGTCATGTGCAAACCTCCAGGGAGTGGACTGTGCTCACTCTTCCGTGGAAACCGGGAGCGCGGGGCTCGGCGGCATGAAGGGCCCTTCACGCCCCGGCCGCGGCGTCACAGTTCGGTCGCACGGCCACCCGGCACACTGGGGCATGAGACCAGCGCTGCCGTACCTCCTGACCGCTCTGCTGGGCGTGGCGTCCGCCCAGGGCACCCCGCGTGTGGCCTTCACGCCGGTGGTGGAGGGCGTGGCGCAGGTCACGGCCCTGGCCCACGCGGGCGACGGCAGCGGCCGCGTGTACGTGGCGCAGCAGACCGGCGTGATCCGCGTGCTCCAGGGCGGTACGCTGCGGCCCACGCCGTTCCTCGACGTGAGCGGCCGCACCCGAGCCGGCGGCGAGCGCGGCCTGCTGGGGCTGGCCTTCGACCCGGCGTACAGGACCAACCGCCGCGTGTACGTGCACTACACCGATCAGAACGGCGACACGGTGCTCGCCCGGTACACCGCGACTGCCGATTTCAGCCGGGCCGAGCCCGCCAGCGCGACCACGCTGTTCACCGCGAAGCAGCCGTACGCGAACCACAACGGCGGCCAGCTCGCCTTCGGCCCAGACGGCTTCCTGTACCTGGGTCTGGGCGACGGTGGCAGCGGCGGCGATCCGCAGAACAACGCGCAGAACCTCGCCGTGCCGCTGGGCAAGCTGCTGCGCTTCGACGTGAGCGGCGCCGCCGCCCGGCCCGCGCCCGGCAATCCCTTCGCGTCGCGCGCTGGCGCCAGCCCGTACATCTGGGCGTTCGGTCTGCGCAATCCGTGGCGCTTCTCCTTCGACCGGCAGACCGACGACCTCGTGATCGCGGACGTGGGGCAAAACAGCTTCGAGGAGGTGAACGTGCAGCCCCGGGCCAGCCGCGGCGGCGAGAACTACGGCTGGCGCGTGCGCGAGGGCCGGCAATGCTACGAACCGGACTGCCGGGCCGGCGCCTTCGTCGAGCCGGTGCTGACGTATGGCCGTCAGGACGGGCAGAGCATCACCGGCGGGTACGTGTACCGGGGCAGCGCGATTCCCGCCCTGAAGGGCCGGTACGTCTTCGCGGATTTCGGCAGCGGCACCGTGTGGTCGGCCGTGGCGAGCGGCGCCGCGTGGTCGAAGGCCGCCCTGGGCCGCGTCGCCGGCCCCAGCACCTTCGGGGAGGACGAGGCCGGCGAGCTGTATGTGGCCGAGTACGGCAGCGGCCGGCTCCTGAAACTCGTGCCGGGCCGTTGAGCAGGCCATCCGGCGGATGCCGTCCCGCGCGGCCGCTGCTCTCCTGGGAGGATGCGCCGCATCCTCGTGGTCGGTACGACCGGCAGCGGCAAGACCAGCTTCGCCCGGGCTCTCGCCGCCCGGCTGCGCGTGCCCCACGGTGAGCAGGACGCGTGGAACCACCAGCCCGGGTGGCAGCCGGCCGCCCCGGAGGAGTTCCGGGCGCAGGTCGCGGCCTTCACGGCTCACCGCGCGTGGGTCATGGACGGCAACTACGGCAAGGCCCGCGACATCGGGTGGGCGCGCGCCGACACCGTGGTGTGGCTGGACTACCCGGGCCCCGTCGTGTTCTGGCGGGTGCTGACCCGCACGCTGCGGCGCGTGACGACCCGGGAAGTGCTGTGGAACGGCAACCGTGAGACCCTGCTCACCGCCGTGCGGCCCGACAGTCCGGTGCCGTGGTTTTTCCGCACCCACTGGCGCCGTCGCCGTGAGATGCCCGGTCTGGTCGCGGCGTACCCGCACCTCACGCTGGTGCACCTGCGCACGCCGGCCCACGCGCGGTCGTGGCTGGCGTCGCTTCCAGAGTGACGGACGGCCCGCTCAGCGGTACTCGACCAGCAGCGGCCGGTGGTCGCTCTGGTCCACGGCCAGCACCGTGGCGCGCGTCGCCGTCAGGCCGCGCGCGAACTGGTGGTCGATGCGGGCGGACAGCTGAGGGAACGACCAGCCCGGCCCACGGCCGGCGGTGTCGTGCGCGTCCGGCCCAACCGCGCGGATGAACTGCCGGTACGCCAGGCCGCGCGGCGGGGTGTTCAGGTCGCCGCCCAGTACCAGCGGGCCGCGTTCGGCGTTCACGATGTCCAGCACCGTCTTGATCTGTGCGGCGCGCATGGCCAGGCTGGGCCGGATCAAGCTGAAGTCGCCGCGCGGCGCGTCCCCGAACTTCAGCCGGCCGGGGTGGGCATTCACGACCGTCAGCGGCACGCCCCGCCACGCCACGCGGGTGACCAGCACCTGCCGCCAGTCCGACGGGTAGTTCACGCGCCGGAACGACTCGACCGGCAGGCGCGTCAGGGTGGTCGTCTCATAGCCCCGCTGCACGGAGTAGCCGGGCAGGCGGCGGAGCAGCTCGGCGTCGAAGCCGGGCGCCGCGAAGTTCGCTTCCTGCAGCAGGATCACGTCGGCGTCGGTGCTCCGCAGCAGGGCACCCAGGCGGGCCGGGGTGGTGTCCCGCCCTTCTTTCACGTTGAAGGTCAGCACGCGCAGCGCGCCGGCGGTCTGGGGGCGCCAGTGCAGCAGCCCCGCGCCCCACGCGGCCAGCAGCGTGCCCGCCAGCGCCGCAGCCACACCCCGGCGCCGCCACAGCGTCCACAGCAACACCAGCGGGGCCGGCGCCAGCCACACGGCGGCCGGCGTGTAGACCAGCAGCGCCGTGGGGACGCTGCGCTCGCCCACCGCCTCCGACAGCGCCCACACGCCCGCCACGATCAGCGTGTAGGTCCAGGCGGTCACGGAGCGGAACATCGCGTGCCAGCCTCGCACATCCGCGCCGGATGCCGCGTCCACCGTCCGGTGGAGGCCACGGTGGTGGCGTTCCCCACCCCGCGCCCCCACAAAAGAAGCGGAGGCGCCGTGGCCTCCGCTGTCCAGTCGGTGGGTGCGCTCAGCGGTACTGAGCGGCGACTTCCTTCGCTTCCTCCCGATGGGCGTGTTCCTGACGCTGCACCTGCGCGACGGCGTCCGTCAGGGCCTCCTTCAGTTCGCTCAGGCCCACGTTCTTCAGGGCGCTCACGGGAATGCCGCCCTCCGTGCGCTCGATCTCGCGCTCCAGCACGTCGGGTGCGGCGGCGTCCGCCTTGTTCAGCGCGATCACGGTAGGCAACTCGCGGAAGCCCAGGTCGTCCAGAATGCGGTTCACGGCGTCCAGGCGGGTATCCGCGCCGGGCGAGGCCACGTCGACCACGTGCAGCAGCACGTCCGCGTCCCCGATCTCCTCCAGCGTCGAGCGGAAGGCCCGCGTGAGGTCCTTGGGCAGGTCACGGATGAAGCCCACGGTGTCGGTCAGCACGACCTGCCCGATGCCCTCCAGGTAGCCCTGGCGGCTGGTCGGGCGTAGGGTGGCGAACAGCTTGTTCTCCGCCAGCACGCGCCGGGGTTCCTCTGCGGCGTGCGTGAACGCGTTCAGCAGGGTGCTCTTGCCCGCGTTGGTGTACCCGACAATCGAGATGACCGGCACGGCGTTGCGTTCGCGGGTCTTGCGGCGTTCCTCGCGGCGCTGGGCCACGTCTGCCAGCTGCTTTTCCAGGAAGCTCAGGCGGTCGTTGATGCGCCGGCGGTCCAGCTCCAGCTTGGTCTCGCCGGGGCCGCGCGTGCCGATGGCCCCGCCGCCCGCACTGCCGCCGCCGCCCCCGATGCGCGAGAGCTGCGCGCCCGCGCCGAGCAGGCGGGGTTTCATGTAGCGCAGCTGCGCGAGTTCCACCTGCAACCGGGATTCCACGCCCTGCGCGTGCAGCGCGAAGATGTCCAGGATCAGCTGCGT
This Deinococcus metalli DNA region includes the following protein-coding sequences:
- a CDS encoding adenylate kinase, translating into MRRILVVGTTGSGKTSFARALAARLRVPHGEQDAWNHQPGWQPAAPEEFRAQVAAFTAHRAWVMDGNYGKARDIGWARADTVVWLDYPGPVVFWRVLTRTLRRVTTREVLWNGNRETLLTAVRPDSPVPWFFRTHWRRRREMPGLVAAYPHLTLVHLRTPAHARSWLASLPE
- a CDS encoding phosphohydrolase → MDDSTPQRRSTDQKFKLSVQGGTVQDVEGRHVELASGEADPRRSVQFTTPRAKLIEEANFAIRDDLAAFPRALAAYDALRSDPEALACWDMANYVTMRKLGYNDHGRVHAFITGAAGMAITQLLLDAGVKPDIMDSGVGDADDVHLAVILGTMLHDIGNQIHRVGHEAHGVMLALPIIDRIMTPLYPDPFKRTKVRSFILGAIDCHDLNPPPLTLEAGITAVADGTDITKGRGRKAFSLGSVDIHSISALAVDEVVIEKGRTMPVLINVTMNNSGGIFQVEEILAPKVIRTPMRRFVELRAATRPQGDEQILSRVRLDGDHFVMDLEGGEQVAVEVKDTQKKAQQAIVEQLGISTESR
- a CDS encoding lipopolysaccharide assembly protein LapA domain-containing protein; amino-acid sequence: MRLVSFVQVLLLLGIAAYLLLVTLENPATVRLPLPLGGGELILSVGMAVTVFLLLGAAYAALLLLPPVVRERLRRRREGRERQRVEERLTATLQARLGALPAPAPAAPPPAPAALPEPEMPRSLPGAP
- a CDS encoding PQQ-dependent sugar dehydrogenase, giving the protein MRPALPYLLTALLGVASAQGTPRVAFTPVVEGVAQVTALAHAGDGSGRVYVAQQTGVIRVLQGGTLRPTPFLDVSGRTRAGGERGLLGLAFDPAYRTNRRVYVHYTDQNGDTVLARYTATADFSRAEPASATTLFTAKQPYANHNGGQLAFGPDGFLYLGLGDGGSGGDPQNNAQNLAVPLGKLLRFDVSGAAARPAPGNPFASRAGASPYIWAFGLRNPWRFSFDRQTDDLVIADVGQNSFEEVNVQPRASRGGENYGWRVREGRQCYEPDCRAGAFVEPVLTYGRQDGQSITGGYVYRGSAIPALKGRYVFADFGSGTVWSAVASGAAWSKAALGRVAGPSTFGEDEAGELYVAEYGSGRLLKLVPGR
- a CDS encoding phosphorylase family protein, whose protein sequence is MTQIHVHAQPGDVAPAVLLPGDPNRARHIAQTYLDGAREYTSHRQLLGFTGTYRGVPVSVQTTGMGCPSAAIVAEELARLGARTLIRVGTLGGATPRVAPADLVIATAAVPNDGTTRQLLGGAPYAPAADFDVVHAAVAAARTLEVPHHVGLVMTEDAFYASTPEHARTWASRGVLGFEMEASAIFLVAAMHGIRAGCLTACSNDIGDPQLVAPDVLAGGVDRMVRVALEAVVTLHGADSVTDRAAGPMSG
- a CDS encoding endonuclease/exonuclease/phosphatase family protein, which translates into the protein MTAWTYTLIVAGVWALSEAVGERSVPTALLVYTPAAVWLAPAPLVLLWTLWRRRGVAAALAGTLLAAWGAGLLHWRPQTAGALRVLTFNVKEGRDTTPARLGALLRSTDADVILLQEANFAAPGFDAELLRRLPGYSVQRGYETTTLTRLPVESFRRVNYPSDWRQVLVTRVAWRGVPLTVVNAHPGRLKFGDAPRGDFSLIRPSLAMRAAQIKTVLDIVNAERGPLVLGGDLNTPPRGLAYRQFIRAVGPDAHDTAGRGPGWSFPQLSARIDHQFARGLTATRATVLAVDQSDHRPLLVEYR
- a CDS encoding enoyl-CoA hydratase/isomerase family protein, producing MTHLDELDFSTVQIDQHGPIAVLTVNRPQALNALNAETLSEIAQAVDMIVEDAEVGVLIITGAGDRAFVAGADIREFKQVQSVYDGRELALSGQDVMSRIATLPIPVIAAINGYALGGGLELALACDLRVAATGARLGLPEVTLGVLPGFGGTQRLSRLIGAGRALDLMLTARQVRADEALGMGLVNYVADDALQKAREVAEVILKNAPIALSLVKEAVRRGLDTGLDAGLEIEADMFGLATATKDFQEGVDAFLNKRPPAFQGE
- the greA gene encoding transcription elongation factor GreA is translated as MSNKSIPMTQRGYDKLSETLHHLKTTRREQISENMGRAIADGDLRESAAYDEARMEQSENEARISELEEQLHRAVVVPEDATGGAGLGAKVTVKDEKGNQRQFELVGTYEVDVLKGKVSDASPIGKALSGKRAGDTVEVPLPKGTAKFEVVAVEYS
- a CDS encoding S-layer homology domain-containing protein, whose amino-acid sequence is MRKSLILMSTLALSLGVAGAQDTAPATTTAAPAPVTLSDVPAGHWAKDAVDKIVSCGLIQGFPDGTFRGNENLTRYQAALIFYRLLQSGQMANCGFSASDMTTITNGMQEVSTELAAIANRVTDLEKLTADQQARITALEDKINSMGDMSANADVTALQARVDALEAAVKNIPAGPAGPQGPAGPQGPAGPQGPAGAAGTSATVTTTPDTTATTPSTTVVIGDTTPAEPAMNASSLYAGVSVGARGSQDTCLVRGTAANYCVTAGGMIGSTRVIGPVGARVAAEYQPGGNAVSADVNATYHLNAGGTLSPYVGAGLGLTSSVSRDPAGTGNQTDLYANVLVGADYRITSSIAAYIEGDGRYYLSNKGVGSGLGGTDTAAKGFGVAVKAGLKFYF
- the hflX gene encoding GTPase HflX, translating into MHGNTSGLRPAQLKALGNLYRRRIEPGRVGSPELARNLAELSSDVRREVGVLIDRRGRVISVSVADARGTEFPDLRVGEHRLSGFHLLHTHPRGGALSKADLSTLFLKRLDAVSAIEVRDGGQPGLVHTAHLTPPGTVGEEEDWRILPPVPSFQIDDFDLGAQVQALEEEIARAARTREAKKDHERAILVQIDQGEFDAEERLDELAELARTAGAEVVHRELVYRRNLKPGTLVGAGKLEELTSKAYHLDADLLIFGQELGAAQAREIEAATGLKIIDRTQLILDIFALHAQGVESRLQVELAQLRYMKPRLLGAGAQLSRIGGGGGSAGGGAIGTRGPGETKLELDRRRINDRLSFLEKQLADVAQRREERRKTRERNAVPVISIVGYTNAGKSTLLNAFTHAAEEPRRVLAENKLFATLRPTSRQGYLEGIGQVVLTDTVGFIRDLPKDLTRAFRSTLEEIGDADVLLHVVDVASPGADTRLDAVNRILDDLGFRELPTVIALNKADAAAPDVLEREIERTEGGIPVSALKNVGLSELKEALTDAVAQVQRQEHAHREEAKEVAAQYR